In one Tepidisphaeraceae bacterium genomic region, the following are encoded:
- a CDS encoding Fe(2+)-trafficking protein produces the protein MPTSQERIDQFKKMAADDPKNELGHFSLGRAYLDAGQYNEAVKSFEHTLVLNNKLSKAYQLIATALLKQDLKSEAIDRLTQGVLLADERGDVLPRNEMVKMLEELGAPVPMLKSANRTIEVGEGQVLDRRTGQPGTKLPRPPFSNKMGQMIYANVSAESWREWIGMGTKVINELRLPLSDPQAQKVFDEHMLDFLNLKDVWEEWRAKP, from the coding sequence ATGCCGACCTCACAGGAACGTATCGATCAATTCAAGAAGATGGCCGCCGACGACCCGAAGAACGAGCTGGGGCACTTCTCGCTCGGCCGCGCGTATCTGGACGCGGGCCAGTACAACGAGGCCGTCAAGTCGTTCGAGCACACGCTCGTGCTCAACAACAAGCTCTCCAAGGCCTACCAGCTCATCGCCACCGCTCTGCTCAAGCAGGACCTCAAGAGCGAAGCCATCGACCGCCTCACGCAGGGCGTGCTGCTCGCCGACGAGCGCGGCGACGTGCTGCCGCGCAACGAGATGGTCAAGATGCTCGAGGAACTGGGCGCCCCCGTGCCCATGCTGAAGAGCGCCAACCGCACCATCGAGGTTGGCGAAGGCCAGGTGCTCGACCGCCGCACCGGCCAGCCCGGCACAAAGCTGCCGCGGCCGCCGTTCAGCAACAAGATGGGCCAGATGATCTACGCGAACGTGTCGGCCGAAAGCTGGCGCGAGTGGATCGGCATGGGCACGAAGGTCATCAACGAACTCCGCCTGCCCCTCTCCGATCCGCAGGCCCAGAAGGTCTTCGACGAACACATGCTCGACTTCCTGAACCTGAAGGACGTGTGGGAGGAATGGCGGGCCAAGCCGTAA
- the galE gene encoding UDP-glucose 4-epimerase GalE: protein MNVLVAGGAGYIGSHTVKRLKEAGHKPVIYDNLSRGHQAVAKILDVPVVWADLNDSLALMDALRTHKIDTVMHFAAFAYVGESVDEPLRYYQNNVATTVNVLRVMQEAGVNRFVFSSTCATYGDPPSVPITEDMPKNPVSPYGHSKLMVERILMDLANGKWTDFKFAALRYFNASGCSMDGSIGEDHDPETHLIPVVLQAIMGVRPGITVFGTDYPTPDGTNVRDYIHVEDLADAHILAMEKLDSIKKVFANLGTGKGFSVKEIIATAEQVTGKKAPVTYGPRRPGDAIALYANPKLAKDVLGWEAKHKDPLSIVQSAWNWHKDHPRGYER, encoded by the coding sequence ATGAACGTCCTTGTCGCGGGTGGAGCGGGTTATATCGGGTCGCACACGGTGAAGCGGTTGAAGGAGGCGGGGCACAAGCCCGTCATCTACGACAATCTCTCGCGCGGGCATCAGGCGGTGGCGAAGATTTTGGACGTGCCGGTCGTCTGGGCGGATCTGAACGATTCGCTGGCGCTGATGGATGCGCTGCGGACCCACAAGATCGACACCGTCATGCACTTCGCGGCGTTCGCGTACGTGGGCGAGAGCGTGGACGAGCCGCTGCGCTATTACCAGAACAACGTGGCCACCACGGTGAACGTGCTGCGCGTGATGCAGGAGGCGGGCGTGAACCGCTTCGTCTTCAGCAGCACCTGCGCCACCTACGGCGACCCGCCGAGCGTGCCGATTACCGAGGACATGCCGAAGAACCCGGTCAGCCCGTACGGCCACAGCAAGCTGATGGTCGAGCGCATCCTGATGGACCTGGCCAACGGCAAGTGGACCGACTTCAAGTTCGCGGCCCTCCGCTACTTCAACGCCAGCGGCTGCTCGATGGATGGCAGCATCGGGGAGGACCACGATCCGGAGACGCATTTAATCCCCGTCGTGCTGCAAGCCATCATGGGCGTGCGGCCGGGCATCACCGTCTTCGGCACCGACTACCCCACGCCCGACGGCACCAACGTGCGCGATTACATCCACGTGGAAGATCTGGCCGATGCCCACATCCTGGCGATGGAGAAGCTGGACAGCATTAAGAAGGTCTTCGCGAACCTGGGCACGGGCAAGGGGTTCAGCGTGAAGGAGATCATCGCGACGGCCGAGCAGGTGACGGGGAAGAAGGCCCCGGTGACGTATGGCCCAAGGCGGCCGGGCGATGCGATCGCGCTGTATGCGAATCCGAAGCTGGCGAAGGACGTGCTGGGCTGGGAGGCGAAGCACAAGGACCCGCTGTCGATCGTGCAGAGCGCGTGGAACTGGCATAAGGATCATCCGCGCGGGTACGAGCGGTAA
- a CDS encoding YihY/virulence factor BrkB family protein, with protein sequence MARLRDVPTIVREVGVVPFAKRVWFETLDDHLPMFAGTLAYAWLLALFPFVILILNVVPLLPGATHRDVAVDTSVILHALLPDRLADAVWSNATNLGAADRSRRSTGWVVLGSLLATLWIASGGVTATMAALDKCYELKQVRAYHKRRPMAFGLTIVMALLAIGVTTLLTTGPAGRQWIADQFSRGVAIPLIFCFDLIRGAIALGAVMFLVGLMYHFGPCVKRPYRPATPGAIFVMVVWLLLGLAFKEYVNRFSGSRYEENYGAAGWVVILLVVLYLDALVLLIGAEINSEMDFAILKVPRGSRNYMQAERARTNGTEAAVPSKGTEADLCLPDAPRPTQDSAPVS encoded by the coding sequence ATGGCCCGCCTGCGTGATGTGCCGACGATCGTGCGCGAAGTGGGCGTCGTGCCGTTCGCCAAGCGCGTCTGGTTCGAGACGCTGGACGATCACCTGCCGATGTTCGCCGGCACGCTGGCGTACGCGTGGCTGCTGGCGTTGTTTCCGTTCGTCATTCTGATCTTGAACGTCGTGCCGCTGTTGCCGGGGGCCACGCATCGGGATGTGGCGGTGGATACGTCCGTCATCCTGCACGCCCTGCTGCCCGACCGACTGGCCGACGCCGTCTGGAGCAACGCGACCAATCTCGGCGCTGCCGACCGATCGCGGCGAAGCACAGGATGGGTGGTGCTCGGCAGTTTGCTGGCGACGCTGTGGATCGCCAGCGGTGGCGTGACGGCGACGATGGCGGCGCTGGACAAGTGCTACGAGCTGAAGCAGGTGCGCGCGTACCACAAGCGCCGGCCGATGGCATTCGGGCTGACGATCGTCATGGCGCTGCTGGCCATCGGCGTGACGACGCTGCTGACCACCGGGCCCGCCGGCCGGCAATGGATCGCCGACCAGTTCAGCCGTGGCGTGGCGATCCCGCTGATCTTCTGCTTCGACCTGATTCGCGGAGCGATCGCGCTCGGGGCCGTGATGTTCCTGGTGGGCCTGATGTACCACTTCGGCCCCTGCGTGAAGCGTCCTTACCGCCCCGCCACGCCGGGCGCCATTTTCGTGATGGTCGTCTGGCTCCTGCTGGGCCTGGCGTTCAAGGAATACGTGAACCGCTTCAGCGGCAGCCGCTACGAGGAGAACTACGGCGCCGCCGGTTGGGTCGTCATCCTGCTGGTCGTGCTGTACCTGGACGCGCTGGTGCTCTTGATCGGCGCTGAGATCAACAGCGAGATGGACTTCGCGATTCTGAAGGTGCCGCGCGGTTCCAGGAATTACATGCAGGCCGAGCGGGCGCGGACGAATGGAACCGAAGCAGCGGTGCCGTCGAAGGGAACGGAAGCGGACCTGTGCCTGCCAGACGCCCCGCGGCCGACTCAGGACAGCGCGCCGGTATCGTGA
- a CDS encoding PEGA domain-containing protein, with the protein MVALRCGVVLSMLVLAIGCGPTTLQVRSTPPGATVMVDGNAVGTTPTPAKFDFGKKSFYEVSANKVGYIGASQTVASGSAIAKRGYVNFDLIPDQAYTQTTVSDAANNWRRIQVDKQFDKAAAWQRMIDSVTTRYSNLEQMDQASGYLRSVGLTRTFRTPGRGEFSVRTYFIGTIAQAEPLVYKVKIVSERSEVPGMWEPYDRVFTGDQELIDELQNRLGTK; encoded by the coding sequence ATGGTTGCGCTGCGTTGCGGGGTCGTGTTGTCGATGTTAGTGCTGGCGATCGGGTGCGGGCCGACGACGCTGCAGGTGCGCAGCACGCCGCCCGGCGCAACAGTGATGGTCGATGGCAACGCCGTCGGCACCACCCCCACGCCGGCCAAGTTCGACTTTGGCAAGAAGAGCTTCTACGAGGTGTCGGCCAACAAGGTCGGCTACATCGGCGCGTCGCAGACGGTGGCCTCGGGCAGTGCGATCGCCAAGCGAGGGTACGTCAACTTCGACCTCATCCCCGATCAGGCCTACACGCAGACCACCGTCTCCGACGCCGCCAACAACTGGCGGCGCATCCAGGTCGACAAGCAGTTCGACAAGGCGGCGGCGTGGCAGCGCATGATCGATTCCGTCACCACGCGCTACTCCAACCTCGAACAGATGGACCAGGCCAGCGGCTACCTGCGCAGCGTCGGCCTCACGCGCACCTTCCGCACCCCGGGCCGCGGTGAGTTCTCGGTCCGCACCTACTTCATCGGCACGATCGCCCAAGCCGAGCCGCTGGTCTACAAGGTGAAGATCGTCTCCGAACGCTCCGAGGTGCCCGGCATGTGGGAACCGTACGACCGCGTGTTTACGGGTGACCAGGAGCTGATCGACGAACTGCAGAACCGCCTGGGCACGAAGTGA
- a CDS encoding GNAT family N-acetyltransferase translates to MADLPDIPVTIRAYQPQDQVACRRLYLDGMVAGAKLAANDTGLDIDDIERAYAVDGGNGFWVAVNEVGEIVGMIGVQHLEEGVGEIRRLRVRADAQRRGIGSKLLVHAIAFCQEIGHLKVALGTSVGTLPAVKLLEKFHFRLNRSKTIAGKEMSYFYLDFYSRGADDGDRRKSG, encoded by the coding sequence GTGGCCGACCTTCCTGACATTCCCGTCACCATTCGTGCTTATCAACCACAGGATCAGGTGGCGTGCAGACGGCTCTATCTTGACGGCATGGTCGCCGGGGCGAAGCTTGCGGCGAACGATACGGGGCTGGACATCGACGACATCGAACGCGCCTACGCGGTGGATGGCGGCAATGGGTTCTGGGTCGCCGTGAACGAGGTCGGTGAGATCGTGGGCATGATCGGCGTGCAGCACTTGGAAGAGGGCGTCGGCGAGATCCGCCGACTGCGCGTGCGGGCCGACGCGCAGCGGCGCGGCATCGGGTCGAAGTTGCTTGTGCACGCGATCGCGTTCTGCCAGGAGATCGGCCACCTGAAGGTTGCCCTCGGCACCAGCGTGGGCACGCTGCCGGCAGTGAAACTTCTGGAAAAATTCCATTTCCGCCTGAATCGGAGTAAAACGATCGCAGGCAAGGAAATGTCATACTTCTACCTCGACTTCTACTCGCGCGGGGCCGACGACGGCGATCGCCGGAAGTCGGGGTAG
- a CDS encoding MMPL family transporter has protein sequence MRLLTEWPARFPRTTLILAALLTIAAVLSMLRLRPETSIQGLLDESQPAVAAMGRVLDQFPVANELLVLATLPEGAQPDAQPLIAFAEALQRTAATDADGARLIARMRYRAGTQERQYIEKVVVPAGLYYLNDEQFAAVMQRLSPAGMREQIAQNEAALAAPGPAIGALAKAIARDPLRLYEFLLQRLSSLNVPGGGGGGGGGGGATPGSNGAFLSPDNRSLLIRIEGVKPTGDFSFATDITAAVRRLTAAANADGLRIDIAGGYAVASHSATMIRRDSIVGVVSTVVGLAVLFALLYRRPVRLFILAFAPVACGIVWGFGAYALFRDTITPLAAVVGGALGGIGIDYTIHYVIAYFARRQGQANSAAVAIATSRRLLSPMVAACLTSIIGFITIAISPVPVLRDFAMVGTLCLTGSWLAATVVLPALLAWRDNGTSGIVTLRLPVAAMLGGALSNRPRTFIAAASLVLLAAAACLAVGGAAYRSEADLTSLHPRPNPPLDAQRFIATRMQSAAGPIVIYLNAPSADELVRLSHDVQRRLDTPAVRAAGISGVFGLASLVPDPAVVAQRQPMLSEALADRVTADFQTAIAASSFDPAGFAGYRTFLSQLLSPGDAPTAASLVRYPELGQLLLPRDALAGGPIREAVTVLFFREPLDRSETRDAALRAIGPALAGMPGATITGMTPISANVEAAVLRDLPRLIAAALGAIGIYLALQFRSLKLALLAMLPTCLSLLCVLAFMSITDTRLNLVNSVMAPLLLGINVDYGIFVATVWRQSRDRRELEEHFAPLATALLTCCATTFIGFGSMVPASIPAVQSLGLLINVGVTACAAATLLLIWPMMLMVKGEMRSDE, from the coding sequence TGCTGGTGCTGGCGACGCTGCCTGAAGGTGCTCAACCCGATGCGCAGCCGCTCATCGCGTTCGCTGAAGCCTTGCAACGCACCGCCGCCACCGATGCCGATGGCGCGCGGTTGATCGCGCGTATGCGGTACCGCGCCGGCACGCAGGAGCGCCAGTACATCGAGAAGGTCGTCGTGCCGGCCGGGCTGTACTACCTGAACGACGAGCAGTTTGCGGCCGTCATGCAGCGGCTGTCGCCCGCGGGCATGCGCGAGCAGATCGCGCAGAACGAGGCCGCCTTGGCGGCGCCGGGGCCGGCGATCGGGGCACTGGCCAAGGCGATCGCGCGCGATCCGCTTCGGTTGTACGAGTTTCTGTTGCAACGGCTCTCCTCTCTGAACGTGCCGGGCGGTGGCGGCGGCGGCGGCGGTGGCGGTGGCGCGACGCCCGGCAGCAACGGCGCGTTCCTGTCGCCCGATAATCGCAGCCTGCTCATCCGCATCGAAGGGGTGAAGCCGACGGGTGACTTCAGCTTTGCCACCGACATCACCGCAGCCGTGCGACGATTGACAGCGGCGGCCAACGCCGACGGGCTGCGCATCGACATCGCCGGTGGCTACGCGGTGGCGTCGCACAGCGCCACCATGATCCGGCGCGACTCGATCGTCGGTGTCGTGTCGACGGTCGTCGGATTGGCGGTGCTCTTCGCGCTGCTCTACCGCCGACCGGTGCGACTGTTCATCTTGGCGTTCGCGCCGGTGGCGTGCGGCATCGTGTGGGGATTCGGCGCCTACGCCCTCTTCCGCGATACGATCACGCCGCTCGCTGCCGTTGTCGGTGGGGCGCTCGGTGGCATCGGCATCGACTACACGATCCACTACGTCATCGCCTACTTCGCGCGACGGCAGGGGCAGGCCAACAGCGCCGCCGTCGCGATCGCCACGTCGCGGCGGCTTCTGTCGCCGATGGTGGCGGCTTGCCTGACGTCGATCATCGGCTTCATCACGATCGCGATCTCACCCGTGCCGGTACTGCGCGACTTCGCGATGGTCGGCACGCTCTGCCTTACCGGCTCGTGGCTGGCGGCGACGGTTGTGCTGCCGGCGCTGCTGGCGTGGCGCGACAACGGCACCAGTGGCATCGTCACGCTGCGCCTGCCCGTCGCGGCGATGCTGGGTGGCGCGCTGTCGAACCGGCCGCGGACCTTCATCGCTGCCGCATCGTTGGTGCTGCTGGCGGCGGCGGCGTGCCTGGCGGTCGGTGGGGCGGCTTACCGGTCCGAGGCGGACCTGACGTCGCTCCACCCGCGGCCCAACCCGCCGTTGGATGCCCAGCGGTTCATCGCGACGCGCATGCAGAGCGCTGCGGGCCCGATCGTCATTTATTTGAACGCACCTTCAGCCGACGAGCTGGTGCGTCTCTCGCACGACGTGCAGCGCCGCCTCGATACGCCGGCCGTGCGGGCGGCGGGCATCAGTGGCGTCTTCGGGCTGGCGTCGCTCGTGCCCGATCCCGCCGTGGTCGCCCAGCGACAGCCGATGCTGAGCGAAGCACTGGCCGACCGCGTCACGGCCGACTTTCAAACCGCCATCGCCGCCAGTTCGTTCGACCCTGCCGGTTTCGCGGGCTATCGCACGTTCCTGTCGCAGCTGCTGTCGCCGGGCGATGCGCCGACGGCCGCGTCGCTCGTGCGGTACCCCGAACTGGGCCAGCTGCTGCTGCCGCGCGACGCACTGGCCGGTGGGCCGATTCGCGAAGCGGTGACGGTGCTCTTCTTCCGCGAGCCGCTCGACCGCAGCGAGACGCGCGACGCGGCGCTCCGCGCAATCGGCCCGGCACTGGCCGGCATGCCGGGCGCCACCATCACTGGCATGACGCCCATCTCAGCCAACGTCGAAGCGGCGGTGCTGCGCGATCTGCCGCGGCTGATCGCTGCGGCGCTGGGCGCGATCGGCATCTACCTCGCTCTGCAGTTTCGATCGCTGAAGCTGGCGCTGCTGGCGATGCTGCCGACCTGCCTCAGCCTGCTCTGCGTGCTGGCGTTCATGTCGATCACCGACACGCGGCTGAACCTGGTCAACAGCGTGATGGCGCCGCTGCTATTGGGCATCAACGTCGACTACGGCATCTTCGTCGCCACCGTCTGGCGGCAATCGAGGGACCGCCGCGAATTGGAGGAACACTTCGCGCCGCTGGCCACTGCGCTGCTGACCTGCTGCGCGACGACGTTCATCGGCTTCGGCTCGATGGTGCCCGCGAGCATTCCGGCGGTGCAGTCGCTGGGCCTGCTGATCAACGTCGGCGTCACCGCCTGCGCGGCCGCCACGCTGCTGCTGATCTGGCCGATGATGCTGATGGTGAAGGGGGAAATGCGGAGTGATGAGTGA